The following are encoded in a window of Massilia sp. R2A-15 genomic DNA:
- a CDS encoding cytochrome c oxidase assembly protein, producing MATEPSGRLRLNRAMLGKLVVVAVVMFGFGYALVPVYKQMCELLGINVLTQKDGTVARPANTQVDKSRTVTVELDGNAQGPWRFRPTTRSIDVHPGELATVMYEVVNTQDRTVQAQAIPSYAPQSATPHFKKVECFCFKQQTLGPHEARQMPVVFFIDPALPREVKTITLSYTFFEVAGAVAAK from the coding sequence ATGGCGACCGAACCGAGCGGGCGCCTGCGCCTGAACCGGGCCATGCTCGGCAAGCTGGTGGTGGTGGCGGTCGTGATGTTCGGCTTCGGCTATGCGCTGGTGCCGGTGTACAAGCAGATGTGCGAACTGCTCGGCATCAACGTGCTGACGCAGAAGGATGGTACCGTGGCGCGGCCGGCCAATACCCAGGTCGACAAGAGCCGCACCGTCACGGTCGAGCTGGACGGCAATGCGCAGGGACCGTGGCGGTTTCGCCCGACCACCCGCAGCATCGACGTCCACCCGGGCGAGCTGGCCACGGTGATGTACGAAGTAGTGAACACGCAGGACCGCACGGTGCAGGCGCAGGCGATACCGAGTTACGCGCCGCAGTCGGCGACGCCGCACTTCAAGAAGGTCGAGTGCTTCTGCTTCAAGCAGCAGACACTGGGCCCGCACGAAGCGCGCCAGATGCCGGTGGTGTTCTTCATCGACCCGGCGCTGCCGCGGGAAGTGAAGACGATCACCTTGTCGTACACGTTTTTTGAAGTGGCCGGCGCCGTTGCGGCGAAGTAG
- the ctaD gene encoding cytochrome c oxidase subunit I — translation MTTSTTIDHAHDHAHGHDDHGAPHGIGRWLFATNHKDIGTLYLWFSLTMLMSGGVLALMIRSELFRPGLQFFQPEFFNQLTTMHGIVMVFGAIMPAFVGFANWMIPLQVGASDMAFARMNNFSFWLLPPAAILLATSFFVPGGATAAGWTLYAPLSTQMGPGMDMAIFALHIMGASSIMGSINIIVTILNMRAPGMTLMKMPMFCWTWLITAYLLIAVMPVLAGAITMTLTDRHFGTSFFNAAGGGDPVMYQHIFWFFGHPEVYIMILPAFGIVSQILPAFARKPLFGYASMVYATASIAILSFIVWAHHMFTTGMPVTSQLFFMYATMLIAVPTGVKVFNWVATMWKGSMTFETPMLFAVGFIFVFTMGGFTGLILAVTPIDIQLQDTYYVVAHFHYVLVAGSLFALFAGFYYWSPKWTGHMYNETSGKIHFWNSLIWFNVTFFPMHFLGLAGMPRRYADYPAQFVDFNMVATIGAFGFGLSQVYFLFFVVIPTIRGGAKAPAKPWDGAEGLEWTVPSPAPFHTFETPPLVK, via the coding sequence ATGACCACAAGCACCACCATCGATCACGCACACGACCACGCGCACGGCCACGACGACCACGGCGCCCCGCACGGCATCGGCCGCTGGCTGTTCGCCACCAACCACAAGGACATCGGCACGCTGTACCTGTGGTTCTCGCTGACCATGCTGATGTCCGGCGGCGTGCTGGCACTGATGATCCGCTCGGAACTGTTCCGTCCCGGCCTGCAGTTCTTCCAGCCTGAATTCTTCAACCAGCTCACCACCATGCACGGCATCGTGATGGTGTTCGGCGCGATCATGCCGGCGTTCGTCGGCTTCGCCAACTGGATGATCCCGCTGCAGGTGGGCGCCTCCGACATGGCGTTCGCGCGCATGAACAACTTCTCGTTCTGGCTGCTGCCGCCGGCCGCGATCCTGCTGGCGACCTCGTTCTTCGTGCCGGGCGGCGCCACCGCCGCCGGCTGGACGCTGTACGCGCCGCTGTCGACCCAGATGGGCCCGGGCATGGACATGGCGATCTTCGCGCTGCACATCATGGGCGCCTCGTCGATCATGGGCTCGATCAACATCATCGTCACCATCCTCAACATGCGCGCTCCCGGCATGACGCTGATGAAGATGCCGATGTTCTGCTGGACTTGGCTGATCACCGCCTACCTGCTGATCGCCGTGATGCCTGTTCTGGCCGGCGCGATCACCATGACGCTGACCGACCGCCACTTCGGCACTTCGTTCTTCAACGCCGCCGGCGGCGGCGACCCGGTCATGTACCAGCACATTTTCTGGTTCTTCGGCCATCCCGAGGTCTACATCATGATTCTGCCGGCATTCGGCATCGTCTCGCAGATCCTGCCGGCGTTCGCCCGCAAGCCGCTGTTCGGCTACGCCTCGATGGTGTACGCGACCGCCTCGATCGCGATCCTGTCGTTCATCGTCTGGGCCCACCACATGTTCACCACCGGCATGCCGGTGACGTCGCAGCTGTTCTTCATGTACGCAACGATGCTCATCGCGGTGCCAACGGGCGTTAAAGTGTTCAACTGGGTCGCCACGATGTGGAAAGGCTCGATGACCTTCGAGACCCCGATGCTGTTCGCCGTCGGCTTCATCTTCGTGTTCACCATGGGCGGCTTCACCGGCCTGATCCTGGCCGTGACCCCGATCGACATCCAGCTGCAGGACACCTACTACGTGGTGGCGCACTTCCACTACGTGCTGGTGGCGGGCTCCCTGTTCGCGCTGTTCGCCGGCTTCTACTACTGGTCGCCGAAATGGACCGGCCACATGTACAACGAAACGAGCGGCAAGATCCACTTCTGGAACTCGCTGATCTGGTTCAACGTGACCTTCTTCCCGATGCACTTCCTGGGCCTGGCCGGCATGCCGCGCCGCTACGCCGACTATCCGGCGCAGTTCGTCGACTTCAACATGGTGGCCACCATCGGCGCCTTCGGCTTCGGCCTGTCGCAGGTGTATTTCCTGTTCTTCGTGGTGATCCCGACCATCCGCGGTGGCGCCAAGGCGCCGGCCAAGCCATGGGATGGCGCCGAAGGCCTGGAGTGGACCGTGCCGAGCCCGGCGCCGTTCCACACCTTCGAAACGCCGCCGCTGGTCAAATAA
- a CDS encoding methyltransferase domain-containing protein, producing MSAPIELSRVRRLFARPARVAPSDFLRREIASRMHDRLELVKIAPQRVLDAGCGAGADLAVLQKDYPAAQVIGVDAAPAMLADAPVSAAKGLLSRLLPAKAGVDVLAGDFGDLPFGPNSLDLVWSNLALHWHPQPDRVFAEWRRVLRVEGLLMFSNFGPDTLRELRAAFAEVDEHPHVLPFVDMHDFGDQLVEAGFSTPVMDMEVITVTYDTTAALLADVRALGGNPLATRSRGLLGRAARARLEQALERGRRPDGKLALSFEVIYGHAFRPAPRVTAAGEAIVRFQPRR from the coding sequence ATGAGCGCGCCGATCGAGCTGTCGCGGGTGCGCCGCCTGTTCGCCCGCCCGGCGCGCGTCGCCCCGTCCGACTTCCTGCGCCGCGAGATCGCCAGCCGCATGCACGACCGCCTGGAACTGGTGAAGATCGCGCCCCAGCGCGTGCTCGACGCCGGCTGCGGGGCCGGCGCCGACTTGGCCGTGCTGCAGAAGGACTATCCGGCGGCCCAGGTGATCGGCGTCGATGCGGCGCCCGCCATGCTGGCCGATGCGCCGGTATCGGCGGCGAAAGGCTTGCTAAGCCGCCTGCTGCCGGCCAAGGCTGGCGTGGACGTGCTGGCCGGCGACTTCGGCGATCTGCCGTTCGGCCCGAACTCGCTCGACCTGGTGTGGTCGAACCTGGCGCTGCACTGGCACCCGCAGCCGGACCGCGTGTTCGCCGAATGGCGCCGGGTGCTGCGCGTCGAGGGCCTGCTGATGTTTTCCAACTTCGGCCCGGACACCCTGCGCGAGCTGCGCGCCGCGTTCGCCGAGGTGGACGAGCACCCGCACGTGCTGCCGTTCGTGGACATGCACGACTTCGGCGACCAGCTGGTCGAAGCCGGCTTCTCGACGCCGGTGATGGACATGGAAGTGATCACCGTGACCTACGACACCACGGCGGCGCTGCTGGCCGACGTGCGCGCCCTGGGCGGCAATCCGCTGGCTACCCGTTCGCGCGGGCTGCTCGGCAGGGCAGCGCGGGCCCGGCTGGAGCAGGCGCTGGAACGCGGCCGCCGGCCCGACGGCAAGCTGGCGCTGAGCTTCGAAGTGATCTACGGCCACGCGTTCCGGCCGGCGCCGCGGGTCACCGCCGCAGGAGAGGCGATCGTGCGTTTCCAGCCCCGCCGCTAG
- a CDS encoding cytochrome oxidase small assembly protein, which yields MNEPKKKSNAKLGLILAGVALFFFAMVFVKRIWLS from the coding sequence ATGAATGAGCCGAAGAAAAAGAGCAACGCGAAACTGGGCCTGATCCTTGCCGGGGTCGCGCTGTTCTTCTTCGCGATGGTTTTCGTCAAGCGCATCTGGCTGAGCTGA
- the coxB gene encoding cytochrome c oxidase subunit II: MTYAKRLQALMLGLAISASVPAMAGPEVTGRPVEYQLNLQPPVTRIAEEIYSLHTGLMIVCVAIFIAVFGVMFYSVFKHRRSLGHKPATFHESTAVEIAWTIVPFLIVIGMALPATRTVVAMKDTSGADLTIKATGMQWKWGYDYLKGEGEGISFLSSLSTPRSQVGSPGVEPTMARTENYLLEVDNEVVVPVNKKVRIVLTANDVIHAWMIPAFGVKQDAIPGFVRDTWFKSEKIGTFRGQCAELCGKEHAFMPIVVKVVSEADYSAWVAGKKKEMAALADDPSKVWTIDELKTKGEKVYATNCVVCHQANGKGVPNAFAALDGSPVVNGPKADQVHVLLNGKKSGKFPSEMPAWKQLSDSDIAAVITYTRNNWSNKAAENIVQPAEVLAARK, from the coding sequence ATGACATATGCAAAGCGACTTCAAGCCTTGATGCTCGGGTTGGCAATCTCTGCCAGCGTCCCGGCGATGGCCGGGCCCGAAGTGACAGGACGTCCGGTGGAATACCAGTTGAACCTGCAGCCTCCCGTGACGCGCATCGCGGAAGAGATCTACTCGCTGCACACCGGACTGATGATCGTCTGCGTCGCCATCTTCATCGCCGTGTTCGGCGTCATGTTCTACTCGGTGTTCAAGCACCGCCGCTCGCTGGGCCACAAGCCTGCCACCTTCCACGAATCGACCGCCGTCGAAATCGCCTGGACCATCGTGCCGTTCCTGATCGTCATCGGAATGGCGCTGCCGGCCACCAGGACCGTGGTGGCGATGAAGGATACCTCGGGCGCCGACCTGACCATCAAGGCCACCGGCATGCAGTGGAAATGGGGCTACGACTACCTGAAGGGCGAAGGCGAGGGCATCTCCTTCCTGTCGAGCCTGTCCACGCCGCGCTCGCAAGTCGGCTCGCCAGGCGTCGAGCCGACCATGGCGCGCACCGAGAACTACCTGCTGGAAGTCGATAACGAAGTCGTCGTGCCGGTCAACAAGAAGGTCCGCATCGTGCTGACCGCCAACGACGTGATCCACGCCTGGATGATTCCGGCGTTCGGCGTCAAGCAGGACGCCATTCCCGGCTTCGTGCGCGATACTTGGTTCAAGTCCGAGAAAATCGGCACCTTCCGCGGTCAATGCGCGGAATTGTGCGGCAAGGAGCACGCCTTCATGCCGATCGTCGTGAAAGTCGTGTCCGAAGCCGACTACTCGGCCTGGGTCGCCGGCAAGAAGAAGGAAATGGCGGCGTTGGCCGACGATCCATCGAAAGTGTGGACGATCGACGAACTGAAGACCAAGGGCGAGAAGGTCTACGCGACCAACTGCGTGGTCTGCCACCAGGCCAACGGCAAGGGCGTCCCGAACGCGTTTGCGGCCCTCGATGGTTCGCCGGTGGTCAATGGTCCGAAAGCTGACCAGGTCCACGTCCTGCTGAACGGCAAGAAGAGCGGCAAGTTCCCGTCGGAGATGCCGGCCTGGAAGCAGCTGTCGGACTCGGATATCGCCGCGGTGATCACCTACACCCGCAACAACTGGTCGAACAAGGCCGCGGAAAACATCGTTCAACCAGCCGAAGTCCTGGCTGCACGCAAGTAA
- a CDS encoding DUF2970 domain-containing protein produces MDELKKAAGRKASFGATMKAVFWSFFGIRKRSDYEHDSANLNPVHLIIAALLGVALFIGVLVVVVKIAVAK; encoded by the coding sequence ATGGATGAATTGAAGAAGGCAGCCGGACGCAAGGCGTCGTTCGGCGCCACGATGAAAGCGGTGTTCTGGTCATTTTTCGGAATCCGCAAGCGCAGCGATTACGAGCACGATTCGGCCAACCTGAATCCGGTGCACCTGATCATTGCCGCGCTGCTCGGAGTGGCGCTGTTCATCGGCGTGCTGGTGGTAGTGGTAAAGATTGCGGTAGCGAAGTAA